The following are from one region of the Gryllotalpicola protaetiae genome:
- a CDS encoding aminotransferase class V-fold PLP-dependent enzyme, translating into MTTLDEYRAGFLEEPGYLDYGSVGPISKTVQEELYAHADLFARARFGSLAQLGHSDERVRVAASDLTGFPADQIVFQPSTTQGLMQAIFGITGDVLVSPAEFPSLPVAVQRAAEALHVVNPVWLETDHGKVTPSEIREQLTDAVTAVAVSLVDARTGYVADLDGIRQVIGDRLLIVDAIQGFGVVDAPFEVADVVATGGQKWVRAGWGTGFLALSERALGHITPVFSGWTGTDLFEPWDAVPPYARTAKAFTVSNPDRVAQACLASALEEVAAVGVAEISAAVADAAARVIDLADEYGIAVASPRAENERAGIVVLEPEPESLTKLTASLHNHGVTARTRGGGVRLSAHAGTTEETLGMLRGALTSYASAY; encoded by the coding sequence GTGACGACGTTGGACGAGTACCGGGCCGGGTTCCTGGAAGAGCCGGGCTACCTGGACTACGGGAGCGTCGGCCCGATCTCCAAGACCGTGCAGGAAGAGCTGTACGCGCACGCCGATCTCTTCGCTCGCGCCCGGTTCGGGTCGCTCGCGCAGCTCGGCCATTCCGACGAGCGGGTGCGGGTCGCGGCATCCGACCTGACCGGCTTTCCCGCCGATCAGATCGTGTTCCAGCCCTCGACCACGCAGGGGCTGATGCAGGCGATCTTCGGCATCACGGGCGACGTGCTGGTCTCGCCGGCCGAGTTCCCGAGTCTGCCGGTCGCGGTGCAGCGCGCGGCCGAGGCGTTGCACGTCGTGAACCCCGTCTGGCTCGAGACCGACCACGGCAAGGTCACGCCCTCAGAGATCCGCGAGCAGCTGACGGATGCCGTGACCGCCGTCGCCGTGTCTCTGGTCGACGCCCGCACGGGCTATGTCGCCGACCTCGATGGAATCCGCCAGGTCATCGGCGACCGGCTGCTGATCGTCGACGCGATCCAGGGCTTCGGCGTCGTCGACGCGCCATTCGAGGTCGCCGACGTCGTCGCGACCGGTGGCCAGAAGTGGGTGCGCGCGGGCTGGGGCACCGGCTTCCTCGCGCTCTCCGAGCGCGCGCTCGGACACATCACGCCCGTGTTCAGCGGGTGGACGGGCACCGACCTGTTCGAGCCGTGGGATGCCGTGCCGCCCTACGCCCGCACCGCGAAGGCGTTCACCGTGAGCAATCCCGACCGGGTTGCCCAGGCATGCTTGGCGTCGGCGCTCGAAGAGGTCGCCGCGGTCGGCGTCGCCGAGATCTCCGCCGCGGTGGCTGACGCGGCCGCGCGGGTCATCGACCTTGCCGACGAGTACGGCATCGCGGTGGCCTCGCCGCGTGCCGAGAACGAGCGCGCTGGCATCGTCGTGCTCGAGCCGGAGCCTGAGTCGCTCACGAAGCTCACCGCAAGCCTGCACAACCACGGCGTGACCGCGCGCACGCGGGGCGGCGGGGTGCGGCTGTCAGCCCACGCCGGCACCACGGAGGAGACGCTGGGGATGCTGCGCGGGGCGCTCACCTCGTACGCCAGCGCCTACTGA
- a CDS encoding SDR family NAD(P)-dependent oxidoreductase, whose product MYDYFAGRTALVTGAASGIGKAVAEQLAAEGANVVVADLKLDAAQTVVDELVAAGGSAAPFAGDVSDPAVVKAAVDFAVEEFGALHLAVNNAGIGGPQGPLADYDDSDGFAAYHQLMGVNLHSVYYGMRYEIPALLAAGGGAIVNMSSILGLVAEPSATPYTTAKHGVSGMTKAAGATYASQGIRINSVHPGYIDTPLLAAMPAEYKQVLISKHPAGRLGTADEVANLVLFLLSDKAAFINGTQHVVDGGYTTV is encoded by the coding sequence ATGTACGACTACTTCGCCGGCAGGACCGCACTCGTGACGGGGGCCGCCTCCGGCATCGGCAAAGCGGTGGCCGAGCAGCTCGCCGCAGAAGGTGCGAACGTGGTGGTCGCCGACCTCAAGCTCGATGCCGCACAAACCGTCGTCGACGAGCTGGTCGCCGCGGGCGGTTCGGCGGCGCCGTTCGCCGGCGACGTCTCCGACCCCGCCGTGGTCAAGGCGGCGGTCGACTTCGCCGTCGAGGAGTTCGGAGCGCTGCACCTCGCGGTGAACAACGCCGGCATCGGCGGCCCGCAGGGGCCGCTCGCCGACTATGACGACTCGGACGGCTTCGCGGCCTACCACCAGCTCATGGGCGTGAATCTGCACTCGGTCTACTACGGCATGCGCTACGAGATCCCGGCGCTGCTCGCGGCGGGCGGGGGTGCGATCGTCAACATGTCGTCGATCCTGGGGCTCGTCGCCGAGCCGAGCGCGACGCCGTACACGACGGCGAAGCATGGCGTATCGGGCATGACGAAGGCCGCGGGGGCGACCTACGCCTCACAGGGCATCCGTATCAACTCGGTCCACCCCGGTTACATCGACACCCCGCTGCTTGCCGCCATGCCTGCCGAGTACAAGCAGGTGCTGATCTCGAAGCACCCGGCCGGCCGGCTCGGCACGGCCGACGAGGTCGCGAACCTCGTGCTGTTCCTGCTCTCCGACAAGGCTGCCTTCATCAACGGCACGCAGCACGTGGTCGACGGCGGGTACACGACCGTCTGA
- a CDS encoding isoprenyl transferase, with amino-acid sequence MSERRQSPGRGVLYGLYQKRLRRDLSAAGAEALPHHVAMIIDGNRRWARQVGFTTVEHGHRAGAAKMIEFLEWCDELGIRVVTLYLLSADNLANRGSDELDALMKIIAELALDLSRQRDWRVQHVGTTTGLPGPLAEALRTAEQASRENAGLHVNLAVGYGGRTEITDAMRSIVAEHHAAGRSLEDLAETLTPELIGEHLYTGGQPDPDLVIRTSGEQRLSDFMLWQSAHSEFYFVEALGPDLREVDFLRALRDFTRRNRRYGG; translated from the coding sequence GTGAGCGAACGACGGCAGTCCCCGGGCAGAGGGGTGCTGTACGGGCTCTACCAAAAGCGCCTGCGCCGCGATCTCAGCGCGGCCGGTGCGGAGGCGCTGCCGCATCACGTCGCGATGATCATCGACGGCAACCGGCGGTGGGCGCGCCAGGTCGGGTTCACGACCGTCGAGCATGGGCACCGCGCGGGCGCGGCCAAGATGATCGAGTTCCTCGAGTGGTGCGATGAGCTCGGCATCCGCGTCGTCACGCTCTATCTGCTGTCAGCCGACAACCTGGCCAACCGCGGCTCGGACGAGCTCGACGCGCTCATGAAGATCATCGCCGAGCTCGCCCTCGACCTCTCCCGCCAGCGCGACTGGCGGGTGCAGCACGTGGGCACCACGACAGGGCTGCCAGGACCGCTCGCCGAGGCGCTGCGCACCGCTGAGCAGGCGAGTCGCGAGAACGCCGGCCTGCACGTGAACCTGGCGGTCGGCTACGGCGGCCGCACCGAGATCACCGATGCGATGCGCTCGATCGTCGCAGAGCACCACGCCGCCGGCCGCTCGCTCGAGGACCTCGCTGAGACGCTCACACCCGAGCTGATCGGCGAGCACCTCTACACAGGCGGGCAGCCCGACCCCGACCTCGTGATCCGCACCTCGGGCGAGCAGCGGCTCTCAGACTTCATGCTCTGGCAGAGCGCGCACAGCGAGTTCTACTTCGTCGAGGCGCTCGGGCCCGACCTGCGCGAGGTCGACTTCCTGCGCGCGCTGCGCGACTTCACGCGCCGCAACCGCCGCTACGGCGGCTGA
- the trhA gene encoding PAQR family membrane homeostasis protein TrhA, whose protein sequence is MTIAAPAPRTSAAPLEVKPSWRGWIHAATTPITIAAGIVLICLAHHAAAKTGAAIFMGTSILLFGNSALYHRFNWAPRTKLALKRVDHANIFLLIAGTYTPVALTMLPLVWEGILVLSVVWAGAIAGVFFRVFWINAPRWLYVPLYLVLGWAGVAVCAFSGFNPFISTGAIAAGILIAVGGLFYTLGAVVYGTKWPGRAAKHFGFHEIFHAFTAASFACHWAAMLVLALHPPFNA, encoded by the coding sequence ATGACGATCGCAGCGCCTGCGCCCCGCACCTCGGCCGCCCCGCTCGAGGTCAAGCCGAGCTGGCGCGGGTGGATCCACGCCGCGACGACGCCGATCACGATCGCCGCGGGCATCGTGCTCATCTGCCTCGCCCACCATGCCGCGGCGAAGACGGGCGCCGCGATCTTCATGGGCACATCGATCCTGCTCTTCGGCAACTCGGCGCTCTACCACCGGTTCAACTGGGCCCCGCGCACGAAGCTCGCGCTCAAGCGCGTCGACCACGCCAACATCTTCCTGCTGATCGCCGGCACCTACACGCCCGTCGCGCTCACCATGCTGCCGCTCGTGTGGGAGGGCATCCTCGTGCTCTCCGTCGTGTGGGCGGGCGCGATCGCCGGCGTCTTCTTCCGCGTCTTCTGGATCAACGCGCCCCGCTGGCTCTACGTGCCCCTCTACCTCGTGCTCGGCTGGGCCGGCGTCGCTGTCTGCGCGTTCTCCGGCTTCAATCCCTTCATCTCGACCGGCGCGATCGCCGCCGGCATCCTGATCGCCGTCGGCGGCCTGTTCTACACCCTCGGCGCCGTCGTCTACGGCACCAAATGGCCGGGGCGTGCGGCGAAGCACTTCGGCTTCCACGAGATCTTCCACGCCTTCACGGCCGCCTCGTTCGCCTGCCACTGGGCCGCGATGCTGGTGCTCGCCCTGCACCCGCCCTTTAACGCCTAA